The genomic interval GAGTATCAAAGCCGTTTCAAGAACCCTATCCTTCAGCTTATTAATTTCATATTCCACAGTTATGGCATGATAATCAACAACACAATATATACAATCGTATTCTTCTGTTAAATGGACCCAATGTCTTATTGCACCTACATAATTACCTAA from Pseudomonadota bacterium carries:
- a CDS encoding tryptophan--tRNA ligase, which gives rise to MKRIFSGIQPTGDIHLGNYVGAIRHWVHLTEEYDCIYCVVDYHAITVEYEINKLKDRVLETALIL